The following DNA comes from Alphaproteobacteria bacterium.
CCTCTAAAATTTATATCTCAAAACCCAAAAGCGCTCTTAAGCTAAAACGCCATGGCAATGCTTATACTTCTTCCCCGATCCACATGGGCAAGGCGCATTGCGCTGCACTTTAGACCAGCCATTTGGATCAGAATCCGCCTGTTTCACCGTTCCCTTTTTAGAGGAACCTTGATCGCTACCGCCGTCCATTAAAGCTGGGTCCTGACGTGTTTCATGCATCTTTTTCGGCAAAGCCGGCTCATTCGGAAGATCTTCTACAGAGCTCGCCTGAACCTCAACATGCATCAAGAAGTGCGTTACCATCTCTCTAAAGCTCTCAAGCATTAGCTTGAAGAGATTAAATGATTCTTGCTTATATTCATTCAAAGGATCTTTTTGAGCATAGGCTCTGAGTCCAATACCTTGACGCAAATGATCCAAAGCCAAAAGATGTTCTTTCCAATTCTTATCCAGAATCTGAAGCAAAATACTCTTTTCAGCCGCATGCCAAATCTCAGGACCGTACTTTAAGATCTTACCTGCAACATGATCATCCGCAGCTTTGATAACACGCTCTAAAAGCTCATCACCACCGATTCCGTCTTCATCACCCCATGCTTCAATCGGAAGATCGAGCGCAAGAACTGTCTGAACTTGTTCTTTCAACCCTTTCAGATCCCACTGTTCAGCATATGATTTTGGTGGAATGAATCGATCGACCATATCTTCGATCACATCAAGGCGCATGTCTGTAACCATCTCAGACACATCTGCTTTTGACATAATTTCGCGTCTTTGCTCATAAACAACTTTACGCTGATCATTCATCACATTATCGAACTTGAGCAAATTCTTACGAATTTCAAAGTTGTGAGCTTCAACTTTTTCTTGTGCTTTTTCTAGAGCCTTGCTGATCCACGGATGGATGATCGCCTCACCCTCTTCAAAACCAAGCTTACCCATCATCGATTGAATTCGATCCGATCCGAAAATACGCATCAGATCATCTTCAAGAGACAAAAAGAATTTGGAAGCGCCTGGATCGCCTTGACGCCCTGAACGACCACGTAACTGGTTATCAATACGTCTTGATTCATGACGTTCAGTCCCGATCACATAAAGACCACCTGCTTCAATCACAAGCTTTTTGTCTTCTTCAATCTGAGCAAGAAGCTCTTTTCTTTTCTTATTCAGAGCAGCTTCCGTCATACCTTCTTTCATTTCAGCCTGAAGCATCATATCAATATTACCGCCAAGCTGAATGTCAGTTCCGCGCCCTGCCATATTGGTTGCAATTGTAACCGCACCCGGACGACCTGCTTGAGCAATAATTTCTGCTTCTTTGTCATGGAAACGCGCATTCAACACATGGTGCTTAATCTTGTTTTTTGTCAGTATTTTTGATACATATTCAGATTTTTCAATCGACACAGTTCCAACCAAAACAGGCTGCTTTCTTTTTTGGCATTCTTCAACCATTTTCAGAACAGCATTGTATTTTTCATCAGCTGTCCTATAGATTTCATCATCATGATCAATACGCGAGACATCTCTATTTGTTGGAATTTCTACAACATCAAGCGAATAAATTTCAGCAAATTCAGGAGCCTCTGTCATCGCAGTTCCCGTCATACCTGCCAATTTATTGTATAATCTGAAATAATTTTGGAAAGTGATTGATGCAAGCGTCTGATTCTCTTGTTGAATCGGCACATTCTCTTTAGCTTCAATTGCTTGATGCAGGCCTTCTGAATAACGCCGCCCTTCCATCATACGACCCGTAAACTCATCAATAATGATAATTTTTGAATCTTTAACAATATACTCTTTATCCTTTGAGAACATGTGGTAAGCACGCAATGACTGATTCACATGATGCACAAGACTCACATTCGCGAGATCATACAAATTCCCTGATTCAATGAGGCCTTCTGCTCTTAAAATCTCTTCAAGTTTTTCTGTCCCTACATCTGTTAAGGTAACAGATCTCGACTTTTCATCCTTTTCAAAATCTCCATCTGCTTCTGAAAGACGTGGGATAATTTTGTTTACAGCGATATAAAGCGCTGAGCTATCTTCAGCAGGACCTGAAATAATGAGCGGTGTTCTTGCCTCATCAATCAGAATACTATCAACCTCATCGACAATTGCAAAATGGAAACCACGTTGAACCATTTCAGGTAGACGGAACTTCATATTATCACGCAAATAGTCAAACCCAAGCTCATTGTTTGTTGCATAGGTTACATCACACGCATAGGCGGCTTGACGCTCTTCATCATTCAAACCATGAACAATGCATCCAACGGTCATTCCTAGAAAACGGTAAATAGCTCCCATCCATTCGCTGTCGCGCTGTGCAAGATAATCATTCACCGTCACAACATGAGCACCTTTTCCAGCAAGAGCATTTAAATAAACAGGAAGCGTTGAAACAAGAGTTTTACCTTCACCTGTGCGCATTTCTGAAATACCACCTTCATGAAGCGTAATACCACCCATGATTTGAACATCAAAATGTCTTTGCCCTAAAACACGAAAAGCCGCTTCTCTGACAACGGCAAAGGCTTCATTCAACAAGCTGTCAACTGTCTCACCCTTGGCAAGACGATCACGGAATTCTGTCGTTTTTGCTCTTAATTCTTCATCATTGAGAGCTTTGATTGAAGGCTCAAGCGCATTAACAAGCTGAGCACGCTCGCGTAACTGCTTAATTCTACGATCATTCACAGACCCAAAAACTTTTTTTAACAATGCAAAAACCATTTTATCCTCTTCAACCAAATGAAATTCATCGATAAACTTTACATCATAAAATTCATTAATTCAATGTTATTCAAATATTTTTTGACTCTCTGAAATTTCTGTGCATAATTATAGTCCTTAGCTAAAGTTTTTAAAAACAAAACGCGAAAATGTTGCTCTTCAAAATTGCTTGATTTTCGCGAACTTATAATGGGGAAACACATGAATAAAGTTATCATTACAATCGTTGCTCTGGTTGTTCTTGCTGGCGGCGGTTACGGCGTATATAAATATATGAACAAAAACAAAGATCAATCTAGCGCTGAATCTGTGCTCGCAGAAATCGACTCAGCAAAACCTGGTATTGTTGTTGCAAAAGTAAACAACCAACCGATTACAATGGCTGAGCTCAAGACTTTCGTTAAAATGATTCCACCTCAATATCAACAAATGCCAATGGAAACTTTATATCCTCAATTGGTTCAACAGCTTGTTGTTGCAAAACTGGTTGAAACAAAAGCAAATAGCTTAAATATGGCAAATGATCCTGAAGTTGTTGAAAAAATTGAACAGGCTAAAAAGCAAATCATTGAAGGTACATTTATTCAACGTGAAGTGAATAAAAAGATCAATGACGGCAAACTCAAAGAAGCTTACCAAGCTTTCGTTAAAGAAAACCCAGCAGAAGAAGAAGTTCACGCAAGACATATTCTTGTTGATTCAGAAGATGCAGCAAAAGCAATCATTGCAAAATTAAATGACTCAAATGGTAAAAACTTTGAAGAGCTTGCAAAAACATCATCCAAAGATGTTAACTCTGGTCAAAATGGTGGCGATCTTGGCTACTTCACAAAACAAGAAATGATTCCTGAATTCTCAAATGCAGCTTTTGCAATGAATAAAGGAAGCTTCAGCTCAACACCTGTTAAATCATCATTCGGATGGCACGTGATCAAAGTTGAAGACAAAAGAAAAAGACCACAACCAACATTTGATGAGCTAAAGCCACAAATAGGTGCACAACTGTCACGTGCAGCTTATCAAGACATTGTGACTGATCTTCAAAAGAATGCAACAATTGAGCTTTTCGACATGAAAGGTAAGCCATTGCCAAAAGCAGAAGGTGAACAACCAGCTGCTCCAACAGCAGTGCCTGCGGCTCCTGAAACAAAGACAGCTCCAGCTCCTACAGCTGAGTAAAGAATTGAAAACTCATAAAAAAGCCTCCTTTCTAGGAGGCTTTTTTTACGGCTGAGACCAACCCGACATATAAATAATATCAAACTGCGCTTCGATTAAACCATCGTCTCTTGCAAATAAGTCTTTATACAGACAATCTGCTTCCTTAAAAACATGAGACGATGCAACTGAACGATCTCTGGCATGGAGACTATTATTTTGAGCCATTCCACGCAAGTCTTTCATTAACTGATAAATATCAGCATAACTGACAAAAATTTCTTCCTTATCTAGCACAGGTACAAAAAAACCAGCCAGTTGCATTAATTTTCCTAAATCATTTAAACTCAAAGAGGGCGACAAATGTGGTTTAGCACCACCCAAATGTTTGATCTCAGCCTCCAGTAAAACATGTCGCAAATGGACCAGAGAATTTTCACCGATCAGCGCTGCAATAAACAAACCATCTGGTTTTAAAAGCTTACGCACCATTGTGAGCGTTTGAGGCAATTCATTCAGAAAGTGAAAGGTCAATGGCGCAATAATCAAATCGAATGACCCGTCTTTAAAGGGCGGTCTTTCTTCATCAAGACAGACAAGAGACTCATAGTTTTTTCGATCTGTTTTTTTCAAAAAGCTTTCTGATAGATCTGTTGTGATTAGCTGATCAATTTTCCCTGGATAAGCACGATCAAGCAACCCTGTCAAATATCCATCATGAGCACCTAATTGTAAAATAGCAGGGAAATCTTTTTTAATATCCAAGAGCCTATCAATCAACGATTCACAAACCTCACGGTATAAAAAATCGTGCTGATGAAATAAGTGAGCGGCCCTGTCTCGCTGCTGTTTTTTTAACAATCGATCAAATATTTGATGGGATTCTGCTATCATTATTTCTTCACTCAGATTAAACTTGATCCATGACGACTTTTCATCATATCACGAGAGAGATATTCTCCAAAGCCCGATTCACCAAACCTCTAAAAATTCTTTTAGAGGCGCTTTTGCCATCGCGCTGTCTATCTTGTGGCAAACAAGTAAGTGAACAAGGTCTCGTTTGCGCTGAGTGCTGGTCTGATCTAACCTTTATCACAAAGCCACATTGTCCTTCTTGTTCATTACCTTATCCATTTGAAATTGAAAAGAATATGCTTTGCGTCTATTGCGCGAGCAAGACCTATGCCTTTGATCGAGCTCTTTCTGTTCTCCACTACAATGACATGAGCCGTAAGATTGTGTTGAAGTTCAAGCAATCTGACAAAACCTTCATGGCACCTTACCTTGCCAATCTTATGTATCAGACCGGACGCTCTCTCATAGACGAGGCTGATTTATTGGTGCCAATCCCGCTTCATCCAACAAAACTCTTTTCGCGCAAATTCAATCAAGCTGCGCTTTTATCTTACGCCCTTAGCGCTTTGTCAGGTACACCAACAGCTCCTGACCTAT
Coding sequences within:
- the secA gene encoding preprotein translocase subunit SecA, with the translated sequence MVFALLKKVFGSVNDRRIKQLRERAQLVNALEPSIKALNDEELRAKTTEFRDRLAKGETVDSLLNEAFAVVREAAFRVLGQRHFDVQIMGGITLHEGGISEMRTGEGKTLVSTLPVYLNALAGKGAHVVTVNDYLAQRDSEWMGAIYRFLGMTVGCIVHGLNDEERQAAYACDVTYATNNELGFDYLRDNMKFRLPEMVQRGFHFAIVDEVDSILIDEARTPLIISGPAEDSSALYIAVNKIIPRLSEADGDFEKDEKSRSVTLTDVGTEKLEEILRAEGLIESGNLYDLANVSLVHHVNQSLRAYHMFSKDKEYIVKDSKIIIIDEFTGRMMEGRRYSEGLHQAIEAKENVPIQQENQTLASITFQNYFRLYNKLAGMTGTAMTEAPEFAEIYSLDVVEIPTNRDVSRIDHDDEIYRTADEKYNAVLKMVEECQKRKQPVLVGTVSIEKSEYVSKILTKNKIKHHVLNARFHDKEAEIIAQAGRPGAVTIATNMAGRGTDIQLGGNIDMMLQAEMKEGMTEAALNKKRKELLAQIEEDKKLVIEAGGLYVIGTERHESRRIDNQLRGRSGRQGDPGASKFFLSLEDDLMRIFGSDRIQSMMGKLGFEEGEAIIHPWISKALEKAQEKVEAHNFEIRKNLLKFDNVMNDQRKVVYEQRREIMSKADVSEMVTDMRLDVIEDMVDRFIPPKSYAEQWDLKGLKEQVQTVLALDLPIEAWGDEDGIGGDELLERVIKAADDHVAGKILKYGPEIWHAAEKSILLQILDKNWKEHLLALDHLRQGIGLRAYAQKDPLNEYKQESFNLFKLMLESFREMVTHFLMHVEVQASSVEDLPNEPALPKKMHETRQDPALMDGGSDQGSSKKGTVKQADSDPNGWSKVQRNAPCPCGSGKKYKHCHGVLA
- a CDS encoding peptidylprolyl isomerase — encoded protein: MNKVIITIVALVVLAGGGYGVYKYMNKNKDQSSAESVLAEIDSAKPGIVVAKVNNQPITMAELKTFVKMIPPQYQQMPMETLYPQLVQQLVVAKLVETKANSLNMANDPEVVEKIEQAKKQIIEGTFIQREVNKKINDGKLKEAYQAFVKENPAEEEVHARHILVDSEDAAKAIIAKLNDSNGKNFEELAKTSSKDVNSGQNGGDLGYFTKQEMIPEFSNAAFAMNKGSFSSTPVKSSFGWHVIKVEDKRKRPQPTFDELKPQIGAQLSRAAYQDIVTDLQKNATIELFDMKGKPLPKAEGEQPAAPTAVPAAPETKTAPAPTAE
- a CDS encoding methyltransferase domain-containing protein, translating into MIAESHQIFDRLLKKQQRDRAAHLFHQHDFLYREVCESLIDRLLDIKKDFPAILQLGAHDGYLTGLLDRAYPGKIDQLITTDLSESFLKKTDRKNYESLVCLDEERPPFKDGSFDLIIAPLTFHFLNELPQTLTMVRKLLKPDGLFIAALIGENSLVHLRHVLLEAEIKHLGGAKPHLSPSLSLNDLGKLMQLAGFFVPVLDKEEIFVSYADIYQLMKDLRGMAQNNSLHARDRSVASSHVFKEADCLYKDLFARDDGLIEAQFDIIYMSGWSQP
- a CDS encoding ComF family protein gives rise to the protein MTTFHHITREIFSKARFTKPLKILLEALLPSRCLSCGKQVSEQGLVCAECWSDLTFITKPHCPSCSLPYPFEIEKNMLCVYCASKTYAFDRALSVLHYNDMSRKIVLKFKQSDKTFMAPYLANLMYQTGRSLIDEADLLVPIPLHPTKLFSRKFNQAALLSYALSALSGTPTAPDLLLRHKKTQSQGEKSRKDRFANVKNAFSLNEAQFTKSDLKGKNILLIDDVFTTGATLSSCAHVLKKAGAKSVKALTLCRVPKD